The following proteins are co-located in the Salvelinus namaycush isolate Seneca chromosome 33, SaNama_1.0, whole genome shotgun sequence genome:
- the LOC120027730 gene encoding uncharacterized protein LOC120027730 isoform X1 has protein sequence MCYLDTASKNITFHKMHLTGWILAVALVFGTSNLKITSAGPLHAQCKVEWYFGIPCRQVYEGLVTQIKQWRTMSSCVMGGQRCLYKLQAASIHFIAAKHTTPFKKSVDDLTFRLVSFEFFTHCHVSAMSVSESWYAIRDHGTNYCNLYNLMEGSGLTDASGYKEITSDFLCTQRSSADCTVY, from the exons ATGTGTTACTTGGATACTGCTTCAAAAAATATTACTTTTCACAAGATGCATTTGACAGGGTGGATCCTTGCGGTGGCTCTAGTTTTCGGGACCTCAAATCTCAAGATCACATCTGCGGGACCTCTCCATGCACAATGCAAAGTAGAATG GTATTTTGGGATCCCCTGTAGACAGGTCTATGAAGGTCTGGTCACTCAGATCAAGCAGTGGAGGACCATGTCCAGCTGTGTGATGGGTGGACAGAGGTGCCTCTACaag CTCCAGGCAGCCTCTATCCACTTCATAGCAGCCAAACACACCACACCATTTAAGAAGTCTGTCGATGACCTGACGTTCCGTCTGGTCTCCTTTGAGTTCTTCACCCACTGTCACGTCTCG GCCATGTCTGTCTCAGAGAGCTGGTATGCCATTAGAGATCACGGCACAAACTACTGCAACCTCTATAATCTCATGGAAG GAAGTGGCCTTACAGACGCCTCTGGATACAAAGAGATAACAAGTGACTTCCTGTGTACCCAGCGATCCTCTGCTGACTGCACTGTATACTGA
- the LOC120027730 gene encoding uncharacterized protein LOC120027730 isoform X2 has product MHLTGWILAVALVFGTSNLKITSAGPLHAQCKVEWYFGIPCRQVYEGLVTQIKQWRTMSSCVMGGQRCLYKLQAASIHFIAAKHTTPFKKSVDDLTFRLVSFEFFTHCHVSAMSVSESWYAIRDHGTNYCNLYNLMEGSGLTDASGYKEITSDFLCTQRSSADCTVY; this is encoded by the exons ATGCATTTGACAGGGTGGATCCTTGCGGTGGCTCTAGTTTTCGGGACCTCAAATCTCAAGATCACATCTGCGGGACCTCTCCATGCACAATGCAAAGTAGAATG GTATTTTGGGATCCCCTGTAGACAGGTCTATGAAGGTCTGGTCACTCAGATCAAGCAGTGGAGGACCATGTCCAGCTGTGTGATGGGTGGACAGAGGTGCCTCTACaag CTCCAGGCAGCCTCTATCCACTTCATAGCAGCCAAACACACCACACCATTTAAGAAGTCTGTCGATGACCTGACGTTCCGTCTGGTCTCCTTTGAGTTCTTCACCCACTGTCACGTCTCG GCCATGTCTGTCTCAGAGAGCTGGTATGCCATTAGAGATCACGGCACAAACTACTGCAACCTCTATAATCTCATGGAAG GAAGTGGCCTTACAGACGCCTCTGGATACAAAGAGATAACAAGTGACTTCCTGTGTACCCAGCGATCCTCTGCTGACTGCACTGTATACTGA
- the LOC120027730 gene encoding uncharacterized protein LOC120027730 isoform X3 — MSSCVMGGQRCLYKLQAASIHFIAAKHTTPFKKSVDDLTFRLVSFEFFTHCHVSAMSVSESWYAIRDHGTNYCNLYNLMEGSGLTDASGYKEITSDFLCTQRSSADCTVY; from the exons ATGTCCAGCTGTGTGATGGGTGGACAGAGGTGCCTCTACaag CTCCAGGCAGCCTCTATCCACTTCATAGCAGCCAAACACACCACACCATTTAAGAAGTCTGTCGATGACCTGACGTTCCGTCTGGTCTCCTTTGAGTTCTTCACCCACTGTCACGTCTCG GCCATGTCTGTCTCAGAGAGCTGGTATGCCATTAGAGATCACGGCACAAACTACTGCAACCTCTATAATCTCATGGAAG GAAGTGGCCTTACAGACGCCTCTGGATACAAAGAGATAACAAGTGACTTCCTGTGTACCCAGCGATCCTCTGCTGACTGCACTGTATACTGA